The following coding sequences lie in one Phaenicophaeus curvirostris isolate KB17595 chromosome 5, BPBGC_Pcur_1.0, whole genome shotgun sequence genomic window:
- the LOC138721538 gene encoding alpha-1-antiproteinase F-like codes for MKMMFFVCLLVVAMNSNSYCYEPNHRGVRNQYQRGQENQNMPQQIVGNSVCQFACCFYKEIASRDKSGNIFFSPLSISTAFAMLTLGARSDTLTQILRVLSFNPREISENEIHEGYRQLMQMVNRKNEVLQLNMGNVLFVLDRLKPQQTFLNDLRNFYEGEAYPMNFKRADQAQVKINEYVAGRTNGKIKDLINNLDPLTEILLISYIYFNAEWEKPFDPKNTKKSKFFVDGNKAVEVPMMFGMGTFKHGYDEQLSSTVVQMDYKGGASAFFVLPDQGKMGKLEKKMNCGRITRWRTLSSTSGTVNLRIPKFTLYGTYDLKDMLYKMGIMDVFTDKADLSGITGQPQHRVSQAVHKAVVKVDETGTEAAAATGMEIVPMSVPVTITFNRPFLTVVTMEQSILFMGKIVNPLKKD; via the exons ATGAAGATGATGTTTTTCGTGTGTCTTTTAGTTGTTGCAATGAATTCTAACAGTTATTGCTATGAGCCTAATCACCGGGGTGTAAGAAACCAATATCAAAGAGgccaagaaaaccaaaatatgcCACAGCAGATTGTAGGGAACAGTGTTTGTCAGTTTGCATGTTGTTTCTACAAAGAGATTGCTTCTCGTGATAAGAGtgggaatattttcttctctcctttgaGCATCTCTACTGCCTTTGCGATGCTGACCCTGGGGGCCAGATCAGACACCCTGACACAGATTCTTAGAGTCCTTAGTTTTAACCCACGTGagatttctgaaaatgaaatacatgAAGGTTATCGTCAACTCATGCAGATGGTAAACAGAAAGAACGAGGTGTTACAGCTGAATATGGGAAATGTTCTGTTTGTGCTTGACCGACTGAAGCCacaacaaacatttttaaacgATCTCAGAAACTTCTACGAAGGAGAAGCTTATCCTATGAACTTCAAGAGGGCTGATCAAGCCCAGGTAAAGATCAACGAATATGTAGCAGGAAGAACCAATGGGAAAATCAAAGATCTCATAAATAACCTCGATCCACTTACTGAAATTCTACTTATTagctacatttattttaatg CTGAATGGGAAAAACCTTTTGATCcaaaaaacactaaaaagagCAAATTCTTTGTGGATGGGAACAAGGCTGTTGAAGTCCCGATGATGTTTGGAATGGGCACTTTCAAGCACGGCTATGATGAACAGCTGTCTTCCACTGTGGTGCAAATGGATTACAAGGGAGGTGCCTCAGCATTTTTTGTTCTGCCTGATCAAGGAAAAATGGggaagctggagaaaaaaatgaattgtgGACGTATAACAAGATGGAGAACATTATCCTCAACAAG tggcACAGTAAATTTGCGTATTCCAAAATTCACTCTTTATGGGACATACGACCTAAAAGATATGTTATATAAAATGGGCATCATGGATGTATTCACTGATAAGGCTGACCTGTCTGGGATCActgggcagccccagcacagaGTTTCCCAG GCTGTTCATAAGGCTGTGGTAAAGGTGGATGAGACGGGCACcgaagcagcagctgccacagGCATGGAAATAGTGCCTATGTCGGTTCCAGTTACCATTACATTCAACAGACCCTTCCTAACGGTCGTAACTATGGAACAAAGTATACTCTTCATGGGAAAAATTGTGAACCCTTTGAAGAAGGATTAA